Proteins from a single region of Crassaminicella profunda:
- a CDS encoding monovalent cation/H+ antiporter complex subunit F, protein MIQKLLIFSCLFLSFTIILCMIRALKGPSAADRLVAINVVGTKTIILISIVSFILKESYFIDVVLVYALISFVASIVIANFIEKEGKES, encoded by the coding sequence ATGATACAAAAATTATTGATATTTTCATGTCTTTTCTTATCTTTTACCATTATATTATGTATGATTCGAGCTTTAAAAGGACCAAGTGCAGCAGATCGCCTTGTTGCAATTAATGTAGTTGGGACAAAGACCATTATATTGATTTCAATTGTTTCATTCATTTTAAAGGAGAGTTATTTTATTGATGTGGTGTTGGTTTATGCACTCATTAGTTTTGTAGCGTCTATTGTTATTGCTAATTTTATAGAGAAGGAGGGGAAAGAATCATGA
- the mnhG gene encoding monovalent cation/H(+) antiporter subunit G, whose product MKMILMTIFMLGGLFFFTVGTIGILRFPDLFTRAHSAAKCDTLGAVLCLIALMIYSGLNFTSLKLLLVIAFLWITNPTATHLISKAAFMKEKNKKIME is encoded by the coding sequence ATGAAAATGATTCTAATGACCATTTTTATGTTGGGCGGATTATTTTTCTTTACTGTTGGGACGATAGGAATTTTAAGATTTCCTGATTTGTTTACAAGAGCCCATAGTGCAGCAAAATGTGATACTTTAGGAGCGGTACTATGTTTAATTGCACTAATGATTTATAGTGGATTGAATTTTACAAGTTTAAAGTTATTATTGGTGATTGCTTTTCTTTGGATTACAAATCCAACAGCCACGCATTTAATATCAAAGGCAGCCTTTATGAAAGAAAAGAATAAAAAGATAATGGAGTGA
- a CDS encoding hydrogenase subunit MbhD domain-containing protein: MEIFSIVMLLFLIIAAISVSVVKDLLGTIIIFTVYSLIMAILWQQLNAPDLAITEAAVGAGITTLLFVLTLKKIRGAGK, encoded by the coding sequence ATGGAAATTTTTAGTATTGTCATGCTTTTATTCTTAATCATTGCAGCTATCTCTGTATCTGTAGTTAAGGATTTATTAGGAACGATTATTATTTTTACTGTTTATAGTCTGATCATGGCTATTCTTTGGCAGCAATTAAATGCGCCAGATTTAGCTATAACGGAAGCGGCAGTTGGTGCCGGGATTACGACTTTGTTATTTGTTCTTACATTGAAGAAAATAAGAGGTGCGGGTAAATGA
- the mbhE gene encoding hydrogen gas-evolving membrane-bound hydrogenase subunit E, translating into MKKIVAILLTMIIIGVLLIGVEELPKFGKQDNPANNYVMEKYIEDGVKDTGALNIVTGIILDYRAFDTFAEATVLFTGAIAVLMVFKKEE; encoded by the coding sequence ATGAAAAAAATAGTAGCAATACTTTTGACCATGATTATTATAGGGGTTCTTCTTATTGGTGTTGAGGAACTTCCTAAGTTTGGAAAACAAGACAATCCAGCAAATAATTATGTGATGGAAAAGTATATAGAAGATGGAGTGAAAGATACGGGTGCATTAAATATTGTAACAGGGATTATACTGGATTATAGAGCTTTTGATACTTTTGCAGAAGCTACTGTATTGTTTACAGGAGCTATTGCAGTGTTGATGGTTTTTAAAAAAGAAGAGTAA
- a CDS encoding MnhB domain-containing protein, whose translation MHNTILKEISKIIIPFIQIFGIYVIFHGHLSPGGGFAGGTIIGTSFILYRIVFGKDEARKKFSYKRLMKFMCSALILYGILKGYSFITGGSNLHLPQLPLGKPGNILSGGYLLPLNIAVGMIVSVTVYFFFSLFYEGEI comes from the coding sequence ATGCATAATACTATATTAAAAGAAATAAGCAAAATCATTATTCCTTTTATTCAGATTTTCGGCATCTATGTGATCTTTCATGGACATCTTTCTCCTGGAGGCGGTTTTGCAGGTGGAACCATTATTGGAACAAGTTTTATTTTATATAGAATTGTCTTTGGAAAAGATGAAGCGAGGAAGAAATTTAGTTATAAAAGATTGATGAAATTCATGTGCAGTGCATTGATCCTTTATGGCATTTTAAAAGGATATAGTTTTATTACAGGAGGGAGTAATCTTCATTTGCCACAACTTCCCCTTGGAAAACCTGGAAATATTTTAAGTGGTGGATATTTGTTACCCTTAAATATAGCAGTAGGTATGATTGTATCTGTAACTGTATACTTTTTTTTCAGTTTGTTTTATGAAGGAGAAATATAA
- a CDS encoding sodium:proton antiporter translates to MEKLLTNYFETGSMILFGVGFVTLLLHNNLIKKIIGMNIMDTAVFLFFIAKGSIPGREAPIITGVHKGIEGYINPIPTALMLTGIVVAVSVTAFALALTVKLYEKYGTVELDEIMKMRGD, encoded by the coding sequence ATGGAAAAATTATTGACAAATTATTTTGAAACGGGATCCATGATTTTGTTTGGAGTAGGTTTTGTAACATTATTACTTCATAATAATTTAATAAAAAAAATTATTGGGATGAATATTATGGATACAGCTGTATTTTTATTTTTTATTGCAAAGGGAAGTATACCAGGGAGAGAAGCACCTATTATTACGGGTGTTCATAAAGGAATAGAAGGATATATTAATCCTATCCCTACAGCCCTTATGCTTACGGGAATTGTTGTAGCCGTGAGTGTTACTGCCTTTGCGCTGGCTTTAACGGTAAAGCTTTATGAAAAATATGGAACCGTTGAATTAGATGAAATTATGAAGATGAGGGGGGATTAG
- a CDS encoding complex I subunit 5 family protein: MIYANNFPLLIILILFISAFTMPLIKKNTRVKILSLSTMGVCFALGIVTLLFVMENGSFSYKVGHWDAPWGIEFQIGTVESIMAILFTGVATLVLWYSVYSIEKEIKGNKVGFYYLLINILVGALLGMVFTNDLFNAFVFIEVMTLASCGIIVVKDKKENIAATLKYLILSSLGSGLVLMGIAFLYDITGNLNMTYIHEELMKGYGSYQNTLHIAAGLFTVGIGIKSAMFPMHIWLPDAHSSAPSSSSAILSALVLKSPVLLLIKILYRVFGEQIISEFSILNLILILGTVGMIMGSVFAIKQKEIKRVIAYSSVAQMGYIFFGIGLGNKLGLTMAIFHIIGHAVTKSALFLTAGRMIEKTGKKKLDQLKGIGKEMPYTLGLFTMGALSMVGIPILPGFISKWYLSLASIDSGKMIYVVAILLSSLLNAAYYFPIVVNGYFGEENIKDKVYKSKEKDTKALIPLGLLIVGMIVVGAISHKIMDIIALGIV; encoded by the coding sequence ATGATTTATGCAAATAATTTTCCACTACTGATTATATTAATTCTTTTTATCAGTGCATTTACTATGCCTCTGATTAAGAAAAATACTAGGGTAAAAATATTGAGTTTATCGACTATGGGAGTGTGTTTTGCTTTAGGGATTGTTACATTACTATTTGTCATGGAAAATGGAAGCTTTTCTTATAAAGTAGGCCACTGGGATGCGCCATGGGGAATAGAATTTCAAATTGGAACGGTAGAAAGTATCATGGCTATTTTATTTACAGGTGTGGCTACACTTGTTTTGTGGTATTCCGTTTACAGTATTGAAAAAGAAATAAAAGGAAACAAAGTAGGTTTTTATTATTTACTCATCAATATTTTAGTAGGAGCTTTATTGGGAATGGTCTTTACAAATGATTTATTCAATGCTTTTGTTTTCATTGAGGTCATGACACTAGCTTCTTGTGGAATTATTGTTGTAAAGGATAAAAAAGAAAATATTGCGGCTACTTTAAAATATTTAATCTTAAGTAGTTTGGGTTCAGGGCTTGTCTTGATGGGAATTGCATTTTTATATGACATTACAGGAAATCTGAATATGACTTATATACATGAAGAATTGATGAAAGGGTATGGAAGTTATCAAAATACACTCCATATTGCAGCAGGACTTTTTACAGTGGGGATTGGTATAAAAAGTGCTATGTTTCCTATGCATATATGGCTTCCGGATGCTCATTCAAGTGCTCCGTCATCCTCAAGTGCCATTCTTTCAGCACTGGTATTAAAATCACCTGTTTTACTCCTTATAAAAATATTATATAGAGTATTTGGTGAACAAATCATTAGTGAGTTTTCAATACTTAACTTGATTTTAATACTAGGAACTGTAGGAATGATTATGGGTTCAGTTTTTGCTATAAAACAAAAGGAAATAAAGAGAGTTATTGCTTATTCAAGTGTTGCTCAGATGGGATATATATTCTTTGGAATAGGTCTTGGAAATAAGCTAGGGCTTACTATGGCCATCTTTCATATCATAGGTCATGCAGTGACTAAATCTGCATTGTTTTTAACGGCGGGTAGGATGATTGAAAAAACAGGAAAGAAAAAATTAGACCAGTTAAAGGGAATCGGAAAGGAAATGCCTTATACATTAGGGTTATTCACCATGGGAGCTCTATCTATGGTAGGGATTCCAATACTTCCAGGATTTATCAGTAAGTGGTATTTATCCCTTGCAAGTATTGATTCGGGTAAAATGATCTATGTTGTCGCTATACTACTTAGTAGTTTATTAAATGCAGCTTATTATTTTCCTATCGTTGTAAATGGGTACTTTGGAGAAGAAAATATAAAAGATAAAGTTTATAAATCTAAGGAAAAAGATACAAAAGCACTGATTCCTTTAGGGCTTTTAATTGTAGGAATGATTGTTGTAGGGGCAATTTCCCATAAAATCATGGATATAATTGCTTTAGGAATTGTATAG
- a CDS encoding complex I subunit 5 family protein produces MNALILVPILMPFLLAMIGTKVLYKDKNIRNMYAIVGVSLNLLALIGILYMGGGEIHLLKINPLIDVYFKIDKLGILFSLLASILWIFTTFYSSVYMDHEGKQERFFIFFILTLGITLGIAFSGNLFTLYIFYELLTLATFPLVIHAGSKEALYSGRKYLIYSFGGATLALLGMILLFSISNNLNFVEGGVLTNIVIDNPKLMLAIFLVMFIGFGVKAAIVPFHSWLPAAMVAPTPVSSLLHAVAVVKSGIFALVRVCYFIFGADVIREIHGNTYIGILVFLTILLGSLLALHQENLKKRLAYSTVSQLGYIVLGIILLNQDALIGGLLHLINHAVIKITLFFCVGAIYFMTHKKNIGEIKGIGKQMPVTMWCFGIASISLIGIPPTNAFVSKWFLALGGLSENKVIFPIILLVSAFLTAAYLLPIVVTAFFQGEENKDTEKLDPPPGMLMPIVLLTGIIIFLGLFPNVILHYIQKIVENIV; encoded by the coding sequence ATGAATGCATTGATACTTGTTCCCATTTTGATGCCCTTTTTACTAGCCATGATAGGAACGAAGGTCTTGTATAAAGACAAAAATATTAGAAATATGTATGCCATTGTAGGCGTAAGTTTAAATTTATTAGCTTTGATTGGAATCCTTTATATGGGTGGAGGGGAGATTCATCTATTAAAGATCAATCCATTGATAGATGTTTATTTTAAAATAGATAAGCTAGGGATATTATTTTCTTTATTGGCATCTATTTTATGGATATTTACGACATTCTATTCTTCTGTATATATGGATCATGAAGGGAAACAAGAAAGATTCTTTATATTTTTTATATTAACCTTAGGAATTACTTTAGGGATTGCTTTTTCAGGAAATTTGTTTACTTTATATATTTTCTATGAATTATTAACACTAGCCACATTCCCCTTAGTAATTCATGCAGGAAGCAAAGAAGCTTTGTACAGTGGTAGAAAATATTTAATTTATTCATTTGGAGGAGCAACCTTGGCTCTTTTAGGGATGATTTTGCTCTTTAGTATTAGTAACAATTTAAATTTTGTTGAGGGTGGGGTATTAACCAATATTGTTATAGATAATCCCAAATTGATGCTAGCTATCTTTTTAGTCATGTTTATTGGGTTTGGTGTAAAAGCAGCTATTGTACCTTTTCATTCGTGGCTTCCAGCTGCAATGGTAGCCCCTACTCCTGTAAGTTCCCTCCTTCATGCTGTAGCAGTTGTAAAATCTGGAATATTTGCATTGGTTCGAGTTTGTTATTTTATCTTTGGTGCAGATGTGATCAGAGAGATTCATGGAAATACTTATATAGGGATATTGGTTTTTCTAACGATTCTTTTAGGTTCTCTCTTAGCATTGCATCAGGAAAATTTAAAGAAAAGACTTGCTTATTCAACTGTAAGCCAATTAGGGTATATTGTACTTGGGATTATTCTTTTAAATCAGGATGCATTGATTGGGGGTCTTCTTCATTTGATCAATCATGCGGTCATAAAAATCACCTTATTCTTCTGTGTAGGAGCCATTTATTTTATGACTCATAAGAAAAATATAGGAGAGATTAAAGGAATCGGAAAACAAATGCCAGTAACTATGTGGTGCTTTGGAATAGCATCTATTTCCCTCATTGGTATTCCTCCAACAAATGCATTTGTAAGTAAATGGTTTTTAGCCCTTGGAGGATTATCTGAAAATAAGGTTATTTTCCCAATTATTCTATTAGTAAGTGCTTTTCTTACAGCTGCATACTTATTACCTATTGTAGTGACAGCTTTTTTTCAGGGGGAAGAAAACAAAGATACAGAAAAGTTAGATCCTCCTCCTGGAATGCTCATGCCTATTGTTTTATTAACAGGGATTATCATTTTTCTAGGATTATTTCCAAATGTCATTCTTCATTATATACAAAAAATTGTTGAGAATATCGTATAA
- a CDS encoding complex I subunit 5 family protein — MIYKIALMVILLLPSVAAVIGYMLGKKSERNRDLFNVIVTGIELLIVILLYKEVMREPIELVISDIMGTGLYLKLDGFRYIFVFISAFIWFLTTIYSTQYLIRYKNRNRYYAFFMLTLASTVGIFLSENILNLFTFFEIMSFTSYALIIHDQDEYALDAGKIYIGMAIAGGMVLLMGLFLLYEYTGVLNISQLGESIKVLGSMKYLISFLIIVGFGVKASIVPLHVWVPKVYPAAPTPASAVLSGVLLKTGLFGIMITTEILMQGDFMVSSVIFGLGLANMFLGGLLALFQRNIKRVLAYSGMSQAGYILVGIGLCGILKSHKAIAVYGTLYHMINHAVFKVLLFMGTGIIYMVLHEVSINKIRGFGKHKKILKGVFFIGLCAIIGMPGFNGFISKTLLHEALYEAYNLYPNTWMNLAKMIFTISSSFTIAYMLKIFVTVFMEKDEKYKGQLKDHIKKRALLPMVILSIAILYIGMKPESILVVLNGTVENFGITQGLEVHFYTASNIKSSFLTIFIGIGIYIGFVRGYLRRVDGKEILYVNPSLRWFNLERNVYAPVLKGTFLSTSVVFHVLDRAVVSSVHYIGDALKGFSGMKIKGSSYREFSTKKGEDCVIKEKRELYSLKEVIAKLSRNMNSLMYSVFVVAAILAVMLVLLVF; from the coding sequence TTGATCTATAAAATAGCTTTGATGGTAATATTGTTATTGCCTAGTGTGGCTGCAGTTATAGGCTATATGTTAGGAAAGAAAAGTGAAAGAAACAGGGATTTGTTTAATGTGATTGTAACGGGGATAGAATTATTGATTGTCATCCTTCTGTACAAAGAGGTTATGAGAGAACCTATTGAACTTGTGATATCAGATATTATGGGTACAGGTCTATATCTAAAATTAGATGGTTTTCGATATATATTTGTATTTATTAGTGCGTTCATATGGTTTTTGACTACCATATATTCTACCCAATATTTAATAAGATATAAAAATAGAAACCGATACTATGCATTTTTTATGCTTACTTTGGCTAGTACGGTAGGAATTTTTTTATCTGAAAATATATTAAATCTATTTACTTTTTTTGAGATTATGTCTTTTACTTCCTATGCATTAATCATTCATGACCAGGATGAATATGCTTTAGATGCGGGGAAAATATATATTGGTATGGCTATTGCTGGTGGAATGGTGCTATTAATGGGATTATTCTTATTGTATGAGTACACAGGGGTTTTGAATATTAGTCAATTAGGAGAGTCTATAAAAGTTTTAGGTAGTATGAAATATCTTATAAGCTTTTTGATTATTGTTGGATTTGGAGTAAAGGCTAGTATTGTACCCCTTCATGTATGGGTTCCAAAGGTTTATCCAGCAGCCCCTACTCCTGCTAGTGCAGTGCTTTCAGGAGTGCTTTTAAAGACTGGATTGTTTGGCATTATGATCACAACAGAAATTTTAATGCAAGGAGATTTTATGGTTTCTAGTGTTATCTTTGGATTAGGTCTTGCCAATATGTTTTTAGGAGGGCTGTTAGCACTATTCCAAAGAAATATTAAGAGGGTATTGGCATACAGCGGAATGAGCCAGGCAGGATATATTCTAGTAGGAATTGGCCTTTGTGGTATATTGAAATCTCATAAGGCTATCGCTGTTTATGGAACCCTTTATCACATGATCAATCATGCTGTATTTAAAGTACTGCTTTTTATGGGGACAGGGATTATTTATATGGTTTTGCATGAGGTAAGTATTAATAAAATCAGGGGTTTTGGAAAACATAAAAAGATACTTAAGGGTGTTTTTTTCATAGGCCTTTGTGCCATTATAGGAATGCCAGGATTCAATGGATTTATAAGTAAAACTCTTTTACATGAAGCTTTATATGAAGCTTATAACTTATATCCTAATACTTGGATGAATTTAGCAAAAATGATCTTTACCATAAGTAGTAGTTTCACAATAGCTTATATGCTGAAAATTTTTGTTACTGTATTTATGGAGAAAGATGAAAAATATAAAGGACAATTGAAAGATCATATAAAAAAAAGAGCATTACTACCTATGGTGATTTTGAGTATAGCTATTTTGTATATAGGAATGAAGCCAGAAAGTATTCTTGTAGTACTTAACGGAACTGTAGAAAATTTTGGAATAACCCAAGGGTTAGAGGTTCATTTTTATACGGCTAGCAATATAAAAAGTTCATTTTTAACAATTTTTATAGGAATAGGTATCTATATAGGATTTGTTAGAGGATATTTAAGAAGGGTGGATGGAAAGGAAATACTCTATGTAAATCCATCTCTTCGTTGGTTCAACCTTGAAAGAAATGTATATGCACCAGTTCTTAAGGGTACTTTTTTATCTACCTCTGTAGTTTTTCATGTACTAGATAGGGCCGTGGTAAGTAGTGTTCACTATATAGGAGATGCTCTTAAGGGGTTTAGTGGAATGAAGATTAAGGGTAGTTCCTATAGGGAGTTTAGTACGAAAAAAGGTGAAGATTGTGTTATAAAGGAGAAAAGAGAGTTATATAGTTTAAAAGAGGTGATAGCAAAACTATCTAGAAATATGAATAGTTTAATGTATTCTGTATTTGTGGTTGCGGCAATTCTTGCAGTAATGCTAGTACTATTAGTTTTTTAA
- a CDS encoding complex I subunit 5 family protein: MDQIALLMILILPAISGAIGWILGRKKERYRDVLNIMMTGIEFLFVLLLYPKILKGSITFFIPDIMGIGLYLKLDGFRYIFIFITTFVWFLTTMYSTQYLIRYKNRNRYYAFFMFTLASTVGIFLSENILNLFTFFEIMSFTSYALIIHDEDQYAHDAGKSYLGMAIAAGMVLLMGLFLLYDYTATLNISELAEKVRAIGNIKYLISGLIIIGFGTKASMFPFHVWLPKAHPAAPTPASAVLSGILIKTGIFGIIVTVWIMMEGDKFLSIAILILGFINMFVGGFFALFQRNIKRILAYSSMSQAGYILVGIGLVGLLKDHKIIGIYGTLYHIFNHAIFKVLLFMGAGIIYMILHELSINVIRGFGKHKILLKSVFFVGLLAIIGMPGFNGFISKTLLHHALGEAHKMYHSMWWTLGEIVFTLSSGFTVAYLLKIFIAVFMEKNEKYKGQYKEHVRKRALFPMAILGIVVIFIGLRPKLLWPLIESAAKTFNINGHIEPHFYTYENVQSSIITILIGVFVYLGFIQMYLRKHDGDKFFYINPSLGWFNLERDFYHPMLRILFTSTSAIFHFLDRIVVNMVYLGRAGIKALSGIQIRREKYRKPGTKNAVDVKHFIKDIHFEFHSLSDVMGRAYNNANSLMYSLFMVAVILAIVLVILVF; this comes from the coding sequence ATGGATCAAATAGCATTGCTCATGATTTTAATCCTTCCGGCAATAAGTGGGGCCATTGGATGGATACTAGGTAGAAAAAAAGAGAGGTATCGAGATGTTCTGAATATAATGATGACAGGGATAGAATTTTTATTTGTGCTTCTTCTTTACCCTAAGATTTTAAAGGGTTCTATTACCTTTTTTATACCAGATATTATGGGAATTGGACTTTATTTAAAATTAGATGGTTTTAGATATATTTTCATCTTTATTACTACCTTTGTGTGGTTCTTAACCACTATGTATTCTACCCAATACCTTATAAGGTATAAAAATAGAAATAGATATTATGCTTTCTTTATGTTTACTTTAGCGAGTACAGTGGGAATCTTTTTATCTGAAAATATTTTAAATTTATTTACGTTTTTTGAAATCATGTCTTTTACATCTTATGCTCTTATTATTCACGATGAAGATCAATATGCTCATGATGCAGGAAAATCTTATTTAGGAATGGCTATTGCTGCTGGAATGGTCTTACTCATGGGATTGTTTCTATTGTATGATTATACAGCTACTTTAAATATAAGTGAGTTAGCTGAAAAGGTAAGGGCGATAGGAAATATTAAATATTTAATCAGTGGATTAATCATTATAGGTTTTGGTACAAAAGCTAGTATGTTTCCTTTTCATGTATGGTTGCCAAAGGCTCATCCTGCAGCACCTACTCCTGCTAGTGCTGTTCTTTCAGGGATACTCATAAAAACAGGAATTTTTGGTATTATTGTAACGGTATGGATTATGATGGAAGGGGATAAGTTCCTTTCTATTGCAATATTAATTCTTGGTTTTATCAACATGTTTGTAGGTGGATTTTTTGCATTGTTTCAAAGAAATATTAAAAGGATTCTTGCATATAGTAGCATGAGTCAGGCTGGATATATATTAGTTGGAATAGGTCTTGTAGGATTATTAAAAGACCATAAAATTATAGGGATCTATGGAACTCTTTATCATATATTCAATCATGCTATATTTAAAGTGTTGTTGTTTATGGGAGCAGGGATCATTTATATGATTTTACATGAACTCAGTATCAATGTCATTAGAGGTTTTGGAAAACATAAAATTTTATTAAAGAGTGTGTTTTTCGTTGGACTTTTAGCTATTATCGGCATGCCAGGATTCAATGGATTTATCAGTAAAACCCTTTTGCATCATGCTTTAGGAGAGGCCCATAAAATGTATCATAGTATGTGGTGGACTTTAGGGGAGATTGTATTTACCTTAAGTAGTGGCTTTACAGTAGCTTATCTTCTCAAAATCTTTATTGCTGTTTTTATGGAGAAAAATGAAAAATATAAGGGACAATATAAGGAGCATGTTCGAAAAAGAGCATTATTTCCTATGGCTATTTTAGGAATCGTTGTGATTTTCATAGGACTTAGGCCAAAACTTTTATGGCCATTAATAGAAAGTGCTGCCAAAACTTTTAATATTAATGGACATATAGAACCTCATTTTTATACTTATGAAAACGTACAATCTTCAATTATTACTATTTTAATAGGCGTATTCGTTTATTTAGGTTTTATTCAAATGTATCTTAGAAAGCATGATGGGGATAAGTTCTTTTATATCAATCCTTCTTTAGGATGGTTCAATCTTGAAAGAGATTTTTATCATCCAATGCTTCGAATACTTTTTACATCTACATCAGCAATTTTTCATTTTTTAGATAGAATTGTAGTGAATATGGTATATTTGGGAAGGGCAGGAATAAAAGCTTTAAGTGGTATCCAGATTAGAAGAGAAAAATATAGAAAACCAGGAACAAAAAATGCTGTGGATGTAAAGCATTTTATAAAGGATATTCATTTTGAATTCCATAGTTTATCGGATGTAATGGGAAGAGCATATAATAATGCAAACAGCTTGATGTATAGTTTGTTCATGGTAGCTGTTATTCTAGCAATTGTTTTAGTTATTCTTGTTTTTTAG
- the hpdA gene encoding 4-hydroxyphenylacetate decarboxylase activase, whose translation MKEKEGLLFDIQSYSVHDGPGCRTICFLSGCPLQCEWCANPEGWTYKEKLMFAQSKCKFTKGCNRCISACPYDAIHFNDENMSIDWNICNNCKTFDCTKVCYHEALKVCGKWYTPNDLMKVLSRDRQYWGEKGGVTFSGGEAFLQKEFLLEMLHLCKEKYIHTAIETTAYTNPDDFLQVMDLVDFAFIDVKHMNREKHKEKTGVYNDLILKNIENLTHSSWGGRLVLRMPVIRNFNDTDKNIHETLQFMKKLGLFEINILPFHRLGDSKWSQLGKVYPYRNEKPTSPDKLNAIQDIFLDNDIACYIGHDTGF comes from the coding sequence ATGAAAGAAAAAGAAGGATTGCTCTTTGATATTCAAAGTTATTCTGTCCACGATGGCCCTGGATGTAGAACCATATGTTTCTTGAGTGGATGTCCCCTTCAATGTGAATGGTGTGCCAATCCTGAAGGTTGGACCTATAAAGAAAAACTTATGTTTGCACAAAGTAAATGTAAATTTACTAAAGGATGTAATCGCTGCATTTCAGCTTGCCCCTATGATGCCATCCACTTTAATGATGAAAATATGTCTATCGATTGGAATATTTGTAACAATTGCAAAACCTTTGATTGTACGAAAGTCTGCTATCATGAAGCTTTAAAGGTTTGCGGTAAATGGTATACCCCAAATGATTTGATGAAAGTCCTTTCTCGTGATCGTCAATATTGGGGAGAAAAAGGCGGTGTCACCTTCAGTGGTGGAGAAGCATTTTTGCAAAAAGAATTTCTACTGGAAATGCTTCATCTTTGTAAAGAAAAATATATCCATACAGCTATAGAAACTACTGCCTATACAAATCCAGATGATTTTCTTCAAGTAATGGATCTAGTTGATTTTGCCTTTATTGACGTAAAACATATGAATCGAGAAAAGCATAAAGAAAAGACAGGTGTTTATAATGATTTAATTTTAAAAAATATCGAAAACTTGACTCACTCCTCTTGGGGAGGTAGATTGGTTTTAAGAATGCCTGTCATTCGAAACTTTAATGATACAGATAAAAATATCCATGAGACGCTTCAGTTTATGAAAAAACTTGGATTATTCGAAATCAATATTCTTCCTTTCCATAGGTTAGGAGATTCAAAATGGAGTCAGTTAGGAAAGGTATATCCTTATAGAAACGAAAAACCTACTTCACCTGACAAATTAAATGCGATTCAAGATATTTTCCTAGATAATGATATTGCCTGTTATATTGGTCATGATACTGGCTTTTAA